The following are from one region of the Streptococcus sp. 1643 genome:
- a CDS encoding phage tail protein, producing MIKRNELVIDGIGTSSFPFKVIVHESPSVILAESKTSLLEHKGMSGALSQTNRHRDLIEKSYTIYIVKPSEEQLHQFMGLFIKEQFWLESERMKTTRLWCYRVKCTEVKQERDGVYATKATFICHPTKFFKSIDRQTLTSNGVLRVQGTSLAFPKITIMGNSATETQFTIGDQVIKIEKLTEPLVMVNEPNSPSFLTVSKKYIKWSGDFITIDPSAKKEVGVVLGRGITSLSFETNWGWA from the coding sequence ATGATTAAAAGAAACGAGTTAGTCATAGATGGAATTGGAACTTCTAGTTTTCCTTTTAAGGTGATTGTCCACGAATCGCCTTCTGTTATTCTAGCGGAGAGTAAGACGAGTTTATTAGAACATAAAGGAATGAGTGGCGCTCTTTCGCAAACAAATCGGCACCGTGATTTAATTGAAAAATCATATACGATTTACATTGTTAAGCCCTCAGAAGAACAACTCCATCAATTTATGGGTCTATTTATCAAGGAGCAGTTTTGGCTTGAGAGTGAACGGATGAAAACCACACGTCTTTGGTGTTACCGAGTAAAATGTACTGAGGTAAAACAAGAGAGAGATGGTGTGTATGCGACGAAAGCTACCTTTATTTGTCATCCTACAAAGTTTTTTAAATCAATTGATAGACAAACTTTGACATCAAACGGTGTACTTAGAGTTCAAGGGACGTCTCTAGCGTTCCCCAAAATAACGATAATGGGGAATTCGGCAACTGAGACTCAGTTTACGATTGGAGATCAGGTTATTAAAATTGAAAAACTTACAGAACCTCTTGTGATGGTAAACGAACCAAATAGTCCAAGTTTTCTAACGGTTAGCAAAAAGTACATCAAATGGTCTGGTGATTTTATCACTATTGATCCAAGCGCTAAAAAAGAAGTAGGTGTTGTTCTTGGTAGAGGTATTACTTCATTAAGCTTTGAAACAAATTGGGGGTGGGCTTAA
- a CDS encoding phage tail spike protein, with translation MLFLLNKDIRTVKWNGLPLHETSSAIVKETLNGDFTLSIRYPITDSGIYKQIKEDMLIKAPVPVLGFQLFRIKKPIENDDSLDITAYHISDDIMQRSIEPISVANLTCGMALSQMVQNTKTNLGDFSFTSDVTDRRTFNTDEVKTLYAVLMDGAHSIIGTWEGELIRDNLALTIKKNRGENRGVVITTHKNLKSYKRTKSTQSIITRIHAKSTFKPDGKDKEQTIKITVDSPLITYYPYINEKEYENNTLKSTEELKKWAEAKFKNEGIDKLSDAITIEAYELDGQVVHLGDTVNIKSLKHGIDIPKKAVAYEFDALTQEYISIIFDDKPMVGASTSNNAISTVANEILDSSFTLQEVTIEKALRNANTAFDAEFTKQKESILDDIEKVKASAEVYADGIRQEIEGKIADVDSKVLSNELLNENRYNDVLVKANSSRDLANHALEVSKEVKETTNTVLTDTLNYKKEAIAEANRLVELSKNSLLNQITTVESSIDKLTGVITNKVSKTDFDAIKNTVEQQRTEISQAKDKINLKAEKTYVENIKQTASEALQRISENALAISKTKTDLQVAADAINTKVSQTDFNQTTNRLASTETTIKIQAGEIAKRLTSSQVETVINLKGFQTKSDVDKNILDRGYVTNSSVQNLVRETSNSFTRTISETKALIPTSVSHRNLASGSSDSWTSYKEINSKLNWIQTLGKIPYGDATGIYAGTKINLFVYISVDNVVLDSTVTPRIILQGPGYKKSDNSAVWSVHSNPFHTSWSSALKTGTNYHLIKISRMVTDEMFNNFKNFELQFRIDGASSGKFHWRALMITTGDIFPNYWTKPIEDLTTVTAFNEVKDTIGSHTRTISEQGKSISQILQTSEGLITRVSDLIDNQNLVYDPTNFSKYKEREPNSNLIMTGTNEYKLLRIAQSGRTTNGWRGFQMPLHSQKFVAGEKLSYRVNLWIDVLPDGKVGFEIKSGNSIGGFTISPTRTGAAQIFTGTFTINKTVTKTDDFGLHIWLEKNGTVAVGQISIVRGSQPPNNFVDSTSFQQIATESLVQQHQGSYSIQNLTNAGSLISGINLGANGINRIIGKATHITGDTLIDRAVIKSGMIDKLKTSNFESGSVTTMVLASNSVTADKIVVDQAFFNKLVANEAYLRQLFAKNAFINSVQSVRIDASQIKSGLLSGDRIQGGTITGTTISGGLLTGETKIKLGAYGSFDAINGGLQINVPRQFNSKDGLGVQFIGSYGRGDNVPYGLFIYKDSDFTTGNTASDSDDFLLTVEGYIKAKGIGWLKYGKSSINGSTTGTISYWNSNNVSLDFGGSGNDIYYSYNGNAYSLWQIVNQHFSDKNLKENIGLSNYKALDFIKRFQFKEYDWKKIGNRIQKAHTKIGLIAQDVQQIDSSLVYENGGFLNLDNTRLTNIALKGIQELILDIRKLNKRLEMLEDEHRFNPSISNGVVD, from the coding sequence ATGTTATTTTTGTTGAACAAAGATATTAGAACTGTAAAGTGGAATGGATTACCTCTTCATGAAACTAGCTCTGCAATTGTAAAAGAAACCCTGAACGGTGATTTCACCTTATCTATTCGCTATCCAATTACCGATTCTGGTATCTATAAACAAATAAAAGAGGATATGCTTATCAAGGCTCCTGTGCCTGTCTTAGGATTCCAGTTATTTCGTATTAAAAAGCCAATTGAAAACGATGATAGTTTGGATATAACCGCCTACCATATTTCAGATGATATTATGCAACGGTCTATTGAACCAATTAGTGTTGCTAATCTTACTTGTGGTATGGCCTTATCCCAAATGGTACAAAATACTAAGACTAATCTTGGTGATTTTTCATTTACGAGCGATGTTACAGATCGCCGAACTTTCAATACAGATGAGGTAAAAACACTTTATGCTGTCTTAATGGATGGTGCTCATTCTATTATAGGAACTTGGGAAGGGGAGTTGATTCGTGACAATTTGGCTCTGACAATCAAGAAGAATAGAGGTGAAAATAGGGGTGTTGTCATAACAACACATAAGAATCTAAAGTCTTACAAGAGAACAAAATCAACTCAATCAATCATTACTCGTATTCATGCAAAATCAACATTTAAACCAGATGGTAAGGATAAAGAACAGACAATTAAAATTACTGTCGACAGTCCTCTAATTACTTACTATCCATATATTAATGAAAAAGAGTATGAAAATAATACTCTTAAAAGCACTGAGGAGTTAAAAAAGTGGGCTGAGGCTAAGTTCAAGAATGAAGGAATTGATAAGTTATCGGATGCTATTACGATTGAAGCCTATGAACTCGATGGGCAGGTTGTACATTTAGGGGATACCGTAAATATCAAGAGTTTGAAACATGGGATCGATATTCCCAAAAAGGCAGTTGCTTATGAATTTGATGCACTGACACAAGAATATATCTCGATTATTTTTGATGATAAACCAATGGTAGGTGCTTCAACTTCAAATAATGCAATTTCAACTGTCGCAAATGAAATTTTAGACTCTAGTTTCACATTACAAGAAGTCACAATTGAAAAAGCTTTGAGAAATGCGAACACAGCATTTGATGCCGAATTCACTAAACAAAAAGAATCAATTCTAGATGATATTGAAAAAGTCAAAGCTAGTGCAGAAGTTTACGCAGATGGTATTCGTCAAGAGATTGAAGGAAAGATTGCTGATGTTGATTCTAAAGTTCTATCTAATGAATTACTTAATGAAAATAGATATAACGATGTATTGGTTAAAGCAAATAGTAGTAGAGATTTAGCTAATCATGCCTTAGAGGTCAGTAAAGAAGTTAAAGAAACTACTAATACAGTGCTAACAGATACCTTAAATTATAAAAAAGAAGCCATTGCAGAAGCAAACCGTTTAGTTGAACTCAGCAAGAATAGCTTATTGAATCAAATTACGACAGTAGAATCTTCAATTGATAAGCTTACGGGTGTTATTACTAACAAGGTTTCAAAGACAGACTTTGATGCTATCAAAAATACCGTAGAGCAACAACGAACGGAAATATCACAAGCCAAGGATAAAATAAATCTAAAAGCTGAAAAGACCTATGTAGAAAATATTAAACAAACAGCTAGTGAAGCACTCCAAAGAATATCAGAGAACGCATTAGCAATATCTAAAACTAAAACTGATTTACAAGTTGCTGCAGATGCTATAAATACTAAAGTATCACAAACAGATTTTAACCAAACGACAAATCGACTTGCTAGTACTGAAACAACAATTAAAATCCAAGCAGGTGAAATAGCCAAACGATTGACCAGTAGTCAGGTAGAAACTGTAATCAATTTAAAAGGATTTCAAACTAAATCAGATGTTGATAAAAATATTTTAGATAGAGGTTATGTAACGAACTCTAGCGTGCAAAACTTAGTTAGAGAAACATCTAATAGTTTCACTCGGACTATTAGTGAAACTAAAGCTTTAATACCAACTAGTGTTTCTCATCGAAACTTAGCATCTGGTTCCAGTGATAGTTGGACTTCATACAAAGAAATAAACTCGAAACTCAATTGGATTCAAACATTAGGAAAAATTCCTTATGGTGATGCGACTGGCATTTATGCAGGGACAAAAATCAACCTATTTGTTTATATTTCTGTCGATAATGTTGTTTTAGATTCAACTGTTACTCCTAGAATTATTTTACAAGGTCCAGGATATAAAAAATCAGATAATAGCGCTGTATGGAGTGTTCATTCTAATCCCTTTCATACCTCTTGGTCTAGCGCCTTAAAAACTGGTACAAACTACCATCTTATTAAAATTTCTCGAATGGTAACAGATGAGATGTTCAATAATTTTAAAAACTTTGAATTACAATTTCGTATTGATGGAGCAAGTTCAGGTAAGTTTCATTGGAGAGCTTTAATGATTACTACTGGAGATATCTTTCCAAATTATTGGACTAAACCTATCGAAGATTTAACAACTGTAACAGCCTTTAACGAGGTAAAAGATACTATAGGTAGCCATACAAGAACTATTAGTGAACAAGGTAAATCAATTAGTCAGATTTTACAAACATCCGAAGGACTGATTACAAGAGTCAGTGATTTAATTGATAACCAAAACTTAGTATACGATCCAACCAATTTTAGTAAATATAAAGAACGTGAACCGAATTCGAATTTAATTATGACTGGAACTAATGAATACAAGTTGCTAAGAATTGCACAAAGTGGCAGGACAACAAATGGTTGGCGTGGTTTCCAAATGCCTCTTCATAGTCAAAAATTTGTTGCTGGTGAGAAACTTTCTTATAGGGTCAATTTATGGATAGATGTACTACCTGATGGAAAAGTTGGTTTTGAAATTAAATCAGGTAACTCAATAGGAGGTTTCACCATTAGTCCGACTAGAACGGGCGCAGCTCAAATTTTTACAGGAACTTTTACGATAAATAAAACCGTGACAAAAACAGATGATTTTGGGCTTCATATTTGGCTAGAAAAGAACGGCACTGTGGCAGTTGGCCAAATTTCAATTGTTCGAGGTAGTCAGCCACCTAATAACTTTGTAGATAGTACATCGTTTCAACAAATTGCAACAGAAAGTCTTGTTCAGCAACATCAAGGTTCCTATTCGATTCAAAATTTAACTAATGCAGGCTCTTTAATTTCAGGTATTAATCTAGGCGCGAATGGAATCAATAGAATCATTGGTAAGGCAACTCATATCACTGGGGATACTTTAATTGATAGAGCAGTCATTAAATCAGGAATGATTGATAAATTAAAGACATCAAACTTTGAATCTGGTTCAGTAACTACTATGGTATTAGCGTCAAATTCAGTAACTGCAGATAAAATTGTTGTGGATCAAGCGTTTTTTAATAAGTTAGTTGCAAATGAAGCTTATTTACGACAGCTGTTTGCTAAGAATGCTTTTATCAATAGTGTACAAAGTGTTAGGATTGATGCTAGTCAAATAAAGTCAGGCTTACTAAGTGGTGACAGAATTCAGGGTGGCACAATAACTGGAACCACAATTTCTGGTGGATTATTAACTGGAGAAACAAAAATTAAGTTAGGTGCTTATGGTTCATTTGACGCTATCAACGGTGGATTACAGATTAATGTTCCTCGTCAGTTTAATTCTAAAGATGGTTTAGGCGTACAATTTATAGGTTCTTATGGCCGAGGAGACAATGTTCCTTACGGCTTATTTATTTACAAAGATTCAGATTTTACTACTGGAAACACTGCAAGTGATAGTGATGATTTTCTATTGACGGTCGAAGGATACATTAAGGCAAAAGGAATTGGCTGGTTAAAGTACGGCAAAAGTAGCATTAATGGCTCAACTACAGGAACTATTAGTTATTGGAATTCTAATAATGTGTCTCTAGACTTTGGTGGATCAGGAAATGATATTTACTACTCATATAACGGAAATGCTTATAGCTTATGGCAAATTGTTAACCAACATTTTTCTGATAAAAACTTAAAAGAGAATATAGGCTTATCTAACTATAAAGCACTCGATTTTATCAAAAGATTTCAATTTAAAGAGTATGACTGGAAGAAAATAGGGAATCGTATTCAAAAGGCTCATACCAAAATTGGACTCATCGCTCAAGATGTTCAACAAATTGACTCGTCACTTGTGTATGAAAATGGTGGTTTTCTGAATCTTGATAATACAAGATTAACGAATATCGCTTTAAAAGGAATTCAAGAGTTAATACTTGATATTCGAAAATTAAATAAACGATTGGAGATGTTAGAAGATGAACACAGATTTAATCCATCAATTAGCAATGGAGTCGTTGACTAA
- a CDS encoding phage holin family protein, translated as MDIELFNFLRKLIETEDGLILYALALIVIMEIVDFASGTFAAIVNPDVEYKSRIGINGLIRKVLGIFMLLLLIPMSVLLPEKTGFMFLYSIYIGYLVFTFQSLIENYQKVKGNILLFKPILKAFEHLTEGKSNDDKEDNHGS; from the coding sequence ATGGATATTGAATTGTTTAATTTTTTAAGAAAGCTCATCGAAACAGAAGATGGGCTTATTTTGTATGCGTTAGCGTTAATTGTCATCATGGAAATTGTAGACTTTGCATCAGGCACATTTGCTGCAATTGTAAATCCTGATGTTGAGTATAAAAGTAGAATTGGAATCAATGGATTAATTCGAAAAGTCTTAGGGATTTTTATGTTACTGTTATTGATTCCGATGTCTGTTTTGTTGCCTGAAAAAACTGGATTTATGTTTCTGTATTCGATTTATATCGGATACCTAGTTTTTACTTTCCAATCACTAATTGAGAACTATCAAAAAGTAAAAGGGAATATTCTACTTTTTAAACCAATTTTAAAAGCTTTTGAACATCTAACTGAAGGAAAGTCTAACGATGATAAGGAGGATAATCATGGAAGTTGA
- a CDS encoding N-acetylmuramoyl-L-alanine amidase family protein has product MEVDKSRLRTNLPQIGEQPYRQVHAHSTGNPNSTAQNEADYHLRRPVESGFFSHVVGNGRIMQTWLVDRGAYDVGGGWNVEGYAQVELIESHESKEEFMRDYRLYVNLLRELADEAGIPKTLDSSSLAGIKTHQFCTYNQPNNGSDHVDPYPYLAKWGISREQFKKDIESGLTEGNWKRNEVGWWWEEADGSYPKSQWKNIKGEWFYFDNRGYCFINKWFNDGKDWFYLDKRGAMVTGWMHIDHRWYYFKSDGRMAKGWVKYRETWYYLDEKDGDMKSKQFIKSGNGWYYLKSDGSLSVKPEFTIEPDGLITTN; this is encoded by the coding sequence ATGGAAGTTGATAAAAGTAGATTACGAACAAATCTTCCTCAAATCGGTGAGCAACCCTATCGACAAGTTCATGCTCACTCTACAGGTAATCCTAACTCAACAGCACAAAATGAAGCGGATTACCATTTGCGTCGTCCAGTTGAGTCAGGATTTTTCTCCCATGTGGTAGGGAATGGTCGTATCATGCAAACTTGGTTAGTAGACCGAGGCGCTTATGATGTTGGTGGCGGATGGAATGTTGAAGGTTACGCTCAAGTTGAACTAATAGAAAGTCATGAATCTAAAGAAGAATTCATGAGAGATTATCGACTTTATGTCAATCTATTACGTGAGTTAGCTGACGAGGCTGGAATCCCTAAAACTCTAGATTCTAGTAGTCTTGCTGGGATTAAAACTCATCAATTTTGTACTTACAATCAACCAAATAATGGAAGTGATCATGTAGATCCCTATCCATACCTTGCAAAATGGGGCATCAGTAGAGAACAGTTTAAGAAAGATATTGAATCTGGTCTAACTGAAGGAAACTGGAAACGAAACGAAGTTGGTTGGTGGTGGGAAGAAGCAGATGGCTCTTATCCAAAATCTCAATGGAAAAATATCAAAGGAGAATGGTTCTACTTTGATAATAGAGGCTACTGTTTCATCAATAAATGGTTCAATGATGGCAAGGATTGGTTTTATTTAGATAAGCGTGGTGCCATGGTTACTGGTTGGATGCATATCGATCATCGTTGGTACTATTTTAAGTCGGATGGTAGAATGGCTAAAGGTTGGGTAAAATATCGTGAAACTTGGTATTACTTGGATGAAAAAGATGGGGATATGAAATCTAAGCAATTTATTAAATCAGGAAACGGATGGTACTATCTCAAGTCTGATGGTTCGTTATCAGTAAAACCAGAATTTACGATTGAACCTGATGGTTTGATTACTACTAACTAA
- a CDS encoding putative holin-like toxin, translating to MTERRGTLLTAFEVVQTILGFGSFAITLIGLCYKIFKDKDKK from the coding sequence CTGACGGAAAGGAGGGGCACTCTTTTGACCGCATTTGAAGTTGTACAGACAATACTTGGTTTTGGTAGTTTTGCCATTACTTTGATTGGCTTGTGCTATAAAATCTTCAAAGACAAGGACAAAAAATAA
- a CDS encoding recombinase family protein — protein sequence MNIRKIEAKNNKRKKRICAYVRVSTTNGSQLDSLENQKVSFEKLYAERDDVEFLGVFCDKGISGSKYDRPNFQTMLDACRKGQIDVIHTKSISRFARDLINVLEISRELKTLGIDIFFEEQNIHTLSNEGEVVLTVLASLAEEELQSMSGNQRWSFRRKFQKGELLINAKRFLGYDLNEKGELVINKAEAQIVRTIFYSYLEGMGTHRIAKKLNEVKVPTVTGKKWYDSTIRNILKNEKYKGSLLLQKYFHDGVNGPKKLNQGQVEQYYIEDNHEGIVSKEIWEKVQVKMKSRSRIQGTNKTYKFSRMLKCQYCGSTLKRQVSYKKKIVWCCSKYIKEGKNSCKGMRVPEMDIEDWKLSLPVIVLERIEDGEKHYGYTGQKTSANGHISNSEKNQSSRLLSSVYRPRRTAIKL from the coding sequence ATGAATATAAGAAAAATTGAAGCAAAGAATAACAAAAGAAAAAAGAGAATTTGTGCATATGTTCGAGTTTCTACAACCAACGGAAGTCAACTTGATTCGCTAGAGAATCAAAAAGTCTCTTTTGAAAAGTTGTATGCTGAACGTGATGATGTTGAGTTTTTGGGTGTTTTTTGTGACAAAGGGATTTCAGGTTCAAAGTATGATAGACCTAATTTTCAAACTATGCTAGATGCTTGTAGAAAAGGACAAATTGACGTTATCCATACTAAGTCAATATCAAGGTTTGCAAGAGATCTCATCAATGTTCTTGAAATCAGTCGAGAATTAAAAACTCTTGGTATTGATATCTTTTTTGAAGAGCAGAATATCCACACTTTATCCAATGAAGGTGAAGTTGTCTTGACTGTGTTAGCAAGTTTGGCTGAGGAAGAGTTACAAAGCATGAGCGGAAACCAACGATGGAGTTTTCGTAGAAAGTTCCAGAAGGGAGAATTACTCATTAATGCTAAACGGTTTTTAGGGTATGATTTAAACGAAAAAGGTGAACTTGTTATAAACAAAGCAGAAGCCCAAATAGTAAGAACCATCTTTTATAGTTATTTAGAAGGAATGGGTACACATAGGATTGCTAAAAAACTTAACGAGGTCAAGGTTCCAACTGTAACAGGAAAGAAATGGTATGACAGCACAATTCGTAATATCTTAAAAAACGAAAAATACAAAGGCTCTTTACTACTTCAAAAATACTTTCATGACGGTGTAAACGGTCCAAAGAAATTAAATCAAGGACAGGTTGAACAATACTATATCGAAGATAATCATGAAGGAATTGTTTCTAAGGAAATATGGGAGAAGGTTCAGGTAAAAATGAAAAGCCGTTCTCGGATCCAAGGTACAAATAAAACCTATAAATTTTCCAGAATGTTAAAATGCCAATATTGTGGTTCAACATTAAAAAGACAGGTATCTTATAAGAAAAAGATTGTTTGGTGTTGTTCCAAATATATCAAAGAAGGAAAAAATTCATGTAAAGGTATGAGAGTCCCTGAAATGGATATTGAAGATTGGAAACTAAGTTTACCAGTAATTGTGTTAGAAAGGATAGAAGATGGAGAAAAACATTACGGTTATACCGGCCAAAAAACCTCAGCAAACGGTCATATCTCAAACTCGGAAAAAAATCAGAGTAGCCGCTTATTGTCGAGTGTCTACAGACCAAGACGAACAGCTATCAAGTTATGA
- a CDS encoding recombinase family protein: MSTDQDEQLSSYENQVNYYREYILKHEDYELVDIYADEGISATNTKKRDAFNRLIQDCRGGKVDRILVKSISRFARNTLDCIKYVRELKELGIGVTFEKENIDSLDSKGEVLLTILSSLAQDESRSISENSTWGIRKKFERGVVQVNTTNFMGYDKDEKGNLIINHEQANVVRYIFDRFLEGYSPEFISKELREQEIPGCTGKAKWCPSAIWKMLQNEKYKGDALLQKTYTVDFLTKKRIDNDGQVNQYYIENNHEPILDREKWEIVQLEIARRKKFREQHNLQFYIMQKENNPFTTKVFCAECGSAFGRKNWTTSRGKRKVWQCNNRYKVKGHIGCQNNHIDEEMLEKAFMKAVGLLQKHRSDVVDKWQKLEQGANLLHKHYAKQMYQILDLDKFDGAIMNQVLDHINISEDGKIVVTFLEGTGVDL, translated from the coding sequence GTGTCTACAGACCAAGACGAACAGCTATCAAGTTATGAGAATCAGGTTAATTATTACCGTGAATACATCTTAAAACATGAAGATTATGAGTTAGTAGACATCTATGCGGATGAAGGGATCTCCGCAACTAATACAAAAAAACGTGATGCTTTTAACCGCCTAATACAAGATTGTAGAGGTGGTAAGGTGGATAGAATTTTAGTTAAATCTATTAGTAGATTTGCGAGAAATACATTGGACTGCATCAAATATGTAAGAGAACTGAAAGAACTAGGCATTGGAGTAACGTTTGAAAAAGAGAATATTGATAGTCTAGATTCAAAAGGAGAAGTACTACTTACCATTCTATCGTCACTCGCACAGGATGAATCGAGATCCATTTCAGAAAACTCAACTTGGGGAATTCGTAAGAAATTTGAGCGTGGTGTAGTTCAAGTAAACACTACAAATTTTATGGGATATGACAAAGATGAAAAAGGAAATCTCATTATAAACCATGAACAAGCTAATGTCGTAAGGTATATATTTGATAGATTTCTAGAAGGATACAGTCCAGAATTTATTTCCAAAGAGTTAAGAGAACAGGAAATACCAGGTTGCACAGGTAAAGCAAAGTGGTGCCCAAGTGCTATATGGAAAATGCTTCAAAATGAAAAATACAAGGGTGATGCTTTGCTTCAGAAAACCTATACCGTTGATTTCCTGACGAAGAAAAGAATTGATAATGATGGACAAGTTAATCAATACTATATCGAGAACAATCATGAACCAATCTTAGATAGAGAAAAGTGGGAGATTGTTCAGTTAGAAATAGCAAGAAGAAAGAAGTTTAGAGAACAACATAATCTCCAATTTTATATCATGCAGAAAGAAAACAATCCCTTTACAACAAAAGTATTTTGCGCAGAGTGTGGTTCAGCATTTGGTAGAAAAAATTGGACTACAAGTCGTGGTAAACGGAAGGTATGGCAATGTAATAACCGGTACAAGGTCAAGGGACATATTGGTTGTCAGAACAACCATATCGATGAAGAAATGCTTGAAAAAGCTTTTATGAAAGCAGTTGGACTACTTCAAAAGCATAGATCCGATGTGGTAGATAAGTGGCAAAAGCTAGAGCAAGGGGCAAATCTTCTCCATAAGCACTATGCAAAGCAGATGTATCAGATTCTAGATTTAGATAAATTTGATGGAGCTATCATGAATCAAGTTCTCGACCACATAAATATTTCAGAAGATGGAAAAATTGTAGTAACTTTCCTTGAAGGAACTGGGGTAGATTTATAA